Proteins encoded in a region of the Chitinophagales bacterium genome:
- a CDS encoding PH domain-containing protein, translated as MYFEASLDTFSILLTSVLTGIILIIVIRNIIAGLNDLVIVFFTLLMVILLLLPLLYKINGYEIDSGKLIIDRVAYKIEIDIEDVKKVELLNPDDMEHSSRTFANGGLFGYYGKYKNPKIGAFKMYATQRSNRVLVVLENEDKIVITPDNLELYHVLRKMVAI; from the coding sequence ATGTATTTTGAAGCTTCATTAGATACCTTTTCTATACTACTCACTTCCGTATTGACAGGGATTATACTTATAATAGTAATTAGAAATATAATCGCAGGTTTGAATGACCTTGTGATTGTTTTTTTCACCCTCTTAATGGTGATTTTATTGTTATTACCCCTTTTGTATAAAATCAATGGTTATGAAATCGATTCAGGCAAACTGATCATTGACAGGGTAGCCTATAAAATAGAAATCGATATTGAGGATGTTAAAAAAGTAGAACTGCTCAACCCTGATGATATGGAGCATAGTAGTAGAACATTTGCAAATGGTGGTCTATTTGGCTACTATGGGAAATATAAAAATCCTAAAATCGGGGCTTTTAAAATGTACGCTACACAAAGATCAAACAGGGTGCTGGTGGTTTTAGAAAATGAAGATAAAATTGTTATCACACCTGATAATTTGGAATTATATCATGTTTTAAGAAAAATGGTCGCAATATGA